The proteins below come from a single Mytilus edulis chromosome 5, xbMytEdul2.2, whole genome shotgun sequence genomic window:
- the LOC139523757 gene encoding uncharacterized protein isoform X1 — protein sequence MASKIITLKNCIESKRTYSLKRDVEVALGMISTLSTLINIDDVLAEVSCAVDLIQKSESISSNNQCLSNLAANCTFNELKGRPSFDISEDILEYFVEEDFKIADIANMLCVSVSTVKRRLRDYNIKLSERYSAIPDDELHELVKNIQTEFPEAGYQTIRSILSSKGHKIQRQRVRNAVKAVDPDGVAFRRLFLSVHRIQRRTYNVRAPRSLWHIDGNHKLIRWRFVIHGGIDGYSRIPVFLAVNTDNKAVTVFKAFEKAVETWGLPERVRSDKGGENVKVAEYMLMVRGNSSFIAGRSVHNQRIERLWREIWSGCVSFYYQLFYHMEEHAILDVTNEDHLKVLHIIFKPRIQDHLDSFAQALIRRPLRSEGSQTPMQLWIKGQTLDPYWESQNEANLELETYGIDYDGPVGHEFDSVDIPLNNIPLPEECMRLIEENTDKDPNSCINLFVNVINLLINL from the exons TGCTGGCTGAAGTTTCATGTGCAGTAGACttaatacaaaaaagtgaaagtATATCATCAAATAATCAGTGTCTATCTAATTTAGCAGCAAATTGTACATTCAATGAACTGAAGGGGAGACCCTCATTCGACATATCAGAAGACATTTTAGAATATTTCGTAGAGGAAGATTTTAAGATTGCTGATATTGCAAACATGTTGTGTGTCAGTGTGTCTACAGTGAAACGCAGGTTGAGGGACTACAATATCAAATTATCAGAACGTTACAGCGCGATCCCTGATGACGAACTACATGAACTTGTAAAAAACATTCAAACTGAATTTCCTGAAGCAGGATACCAAACCATTAGGTCCATATTATCAAGTAAGGGACATAAAATACAGAGGCAAAGAGTACGCAATGCTGTGAAAGCAGTAGATCCAGATGGTGTGGCATTTAGAAGGCTTTTTTTGAGTGTCCATAGGATCCAAAGAAGGACATACAATGTTAGAGCACCAAGATCACTCTGGCATATTGATGGAAACCACAAACTTATTCg atGGAGATTTGTAATTCATGGTGGGATAGATGGATATTCCAGAATACCAGTGTTTCTTGCTGTCAACACTGATAATAAAGCTGTGACAGTCTTTAAAGCATTTGAAAAGGCAGTGGAAACATGGGGATTACCAGAAAGAGTGCGGTCTGATAAAGGTGGTGAAAATGTGAAAGTAGCAGAATATATGCTGATGGTTAGAGGAAATAGTAGTTTTATTGCTGGCAGGAGTGTACACAATCAAAG gATAGAGCGTCTTTGGAGAGAAATTTGGAGTGGTTGTGTGTCATTTTATTATCAGCTGTTTTACCATATGGAGGAGCATGCAATTTTAGATGTCACAAATGAAGATCACTTGAAAGTACTACACATCATATTCAAACCAAGGATTCAAGATCATTTGGACAGCTTTGCACAAGCTTTAATAAGAAGACCCCTTAGGTCAGAAGGCTCTCAGACACCAATGCAGCTGTGGATTAAAGGTCAAACATTAGATCCATATTGGGAATCACAAAATGAG gcAAATTTGGAATTAGAAACTTACGGGATTGATTATGATGGCCCAGTTGGACATGAGTTTGATTCAGTGGACATACCTTTAAACAACATCCCATTACCTGAAGAGTGCATGCGTTTGATTGAGGAAAATACAGATAAAGACCCGAACAGTTGCataaatttgtttgtaaatgtGATAAATCTTTTGATAAATCTGTAA